The stretch of DNA AAGGGGAAGAGGGCATGTTATGTATATTGCCATTGCTTGTGTTGGTTATTCCTTtatctgttgttattgttggaaGATTCTTCGATTTCAAGGTTTCTTTACCAGCATGACTTCACACACAATGGCCAAACAATAGAATGATAATTTATAGCACCTAAAACTGCTAACTTATGATGATAAACATGATAACTTCAAATGTAGCAGAATAGAGAACAGAGGAAAATATTAAGTAATGTGGAGCAAATACTAATCACACGCAAATGGGAGATTTTGTCTCATTGTCTCTCAGTGGCAGGCTGCAACATAGGCCACCTAGAGGTGCATCCTTTAGTCTAGTCTCCCTTCTCACAGTAGCTCTTATCTTATCACTGATCTTATCACTGCCTTTTAATGGAGAACAAGTTGTAAGTAGTCTACGTCCGAGAGTTGTTCAAATATTGAGCTCTTTACTATTAAGTATCACTTTTCTAGTCTATACTTTTCACCACTGACTGAAATCATTAACCAACCATTATTTATCACTTTCACAGTTGATTTGAATCAACATTTGTTTTGAAAGAACTGTGCTAAGCTTTTCCAGCTGTATTAAATACTTCCACCTAATGTTACCTGCTCTCTTCACCTGTtttacccctccctccccatcctcATGCCTGAATCAGATATTCATCATCTTTTTCTGACTGAGCTGTATACTTAGAGATGTTTGGAGTCAATGCtatagaaaaaaaagtattcacagAGTATCTGCAAGCTGGGAACAGCTCTTACCTTTCTGAGCTccaacagctgcagcagcacagaACCTGCGCCCCGTTTTACTGAGGAAAAATCACAACATGCTTACATGCTTACAGAGACCGCAGTATCAAATAACACAAGGCCataacacacagtaaacacagcagcagcagcagcagcagcacagaaggGCAATAATGCAACAGCTGCACATTCAGTAACACATCCAAATACAGAGAGGTCCTTAATGAGTCTGGTGCAATCCCATTTCATCCCAGCATGCAGGATCCTAGCTATAGGTAGCGGGATTTGTGACCTCTTGTGGCCCTCTCCGCTGCAACAGGTAAAGCCATCGTGGAGGGATTCGTGGTGGCTGGGACATGACTGAGATGGGCTGACACATTCATGAACTAAGCATTCTCATTGCCATTTTAACATATGGATATTTAAAAAGACATAAATAATTagcagaaatgaaaaaaatcatACGTTTATTATGAGGCATTTATGGCAATTGCCTACCGTTGACCAATGGTAAGTCCACCCCTGCCATTCTTTGATCATGTTTTGCATTCAAGAGAGCACTGGAGAGAATTACCGTTTTTTTGTCTATAGTTTGATAACTTTGATCAATATCAGTGTGTTAAAAATGAACCACTCTCAGTACTGATTGTCACTGTCGTTCAAAAGGCATATTAGTAAATATATCAAAACCggttgtgtgttgctgttgtgtaGCCTCTCTATTCATTTCCTGTTTGCCCAGTTTTGGGTAAGCCTCTTTCAGAAGGACTGTTGAGTTCATGGAAGTCCACAAGTTCAAATCCTCACAGTGACAGTTGCAGAGTAACTCTATAGAATGATGTGTCAGTTCAGTGTACTTATCAAATAGATCAGTTCATCAACAGATGCTAAAACTTGCAGCCACACATAGAGCCCTAGTTTCAATGATGGGTAACGCTGCTGGCATCACACAAAGTCCGCCAAGCATGACCTAGAGATAATtgaataacttggcaaaataaaTGTGTTGATTTCATAACATGAGAACGATTCTAAGCGCAAACATTGGTGGGTCAGCACACTGTTTGAGGGTATCTGTGCACAGACGTGGGAGTTCCATGTATAAATTAGgtccttcaaagcaacaccttttTCCTACTCCTGTGGTGTAAACTGCTCCATTTGTGACTGAATTTGGCGTTTGCTCTATTGTAGAACAACTGCTGAGCTCCATGTGAACGATCATAAGGTACGgtcgaatcattgtgattggctgatttcATTTCCACATTCACTAATTACTCAACCTATTAATGCTTGATTGCACCCTGCTTTGTGCCAATGAAATGAGCAAACATAGGTATTTCTACCTATTGTCAATGTGTGGTTTCTGATGTGCGAAGCCTGTTTATCGGTGCTTgttgccctatgaaattagggcccatacTTTTTTTACAGCCGAGATCAGTGTGTGGTTACCTTGCGAGATGTTGACCTACGTTATCACAACGTGAGAACTGTCTCCAGACGTTTTCTATACACTTCTATACATGATTCCAGTTCTTCTGACATTGTTAATGTATGTGCCACTGACTATTGAGTTCCTTCCTCACATATTGTCCTCGTTTTCTCCAAAGTTATGTTGCCTTTTGGTGAGTAGGGATGTATCTTGGCAACCTTCATAGAGAGACAGATCTGTTGACTGACCGCTTGTCACAACTGCACATTTGCTCATCTTGATCGGATGTTAGGTGTAAGTAATTTGGATAATACTTCTTCAGATCATCACTACTAAGGCAAAATCAGCAAGGACTGCTGTGTGTCATAGTTCGTCCCATAATGCTTTGTGGAATGTTACTGTTTCATTCTGGGCCTAATGTTGTGTCTCTTTTGTCCCTTTTGTGTCTAATGTTAGCGTAAGCAACTTATAATTTCGTCCGTCGGTTGTGTAATTCGATGCCTATGTAGCTCTGTTGTGCTAATTAGTGTATGTATACATGATTACTGTTTGTGTTGCGCCTTAATATAAGACGTCGGCCTTCcctgcctcctgtgtgtgttctttggtgCTCCTAGGGTCCTGCAGTGAATGGGGTAGGGGCAGTGTTGCCAGGTCCGCGGTTTTCCCGCGGAATTGGGCTACTTTTGAAGGGTTGAATTTTTTGTCCGCTGGTTCGGGTAGACCTATTTTGCATGGAAATTAGATGAatatctttaaataaaaaaatccatattttaaattaaataatttatttacacCCAAATCCTACCAAACTGACTTAAGATCAGCATGTGCACAACATGGGacatgcccacatacacacacgcactgtgcgTATTATTAATGATAATATACAGTACTGTATCTAATTACACAAGGCCATTTTAGGACCTTGGTGAAAGAACTGTTTAGGGAAAACTGCTTTTAATGCTGGCATACTAAACATTTGGTGTTACTTTGTAgatattacaatacatttggcAATGGTGTTGGACTTTAAAAGCAGTGTATATGGTTTGGCTGGGGCATATTTTGAGTTCTGATATTGGGCTGGTTTtattggccattgggctggttttgggctggttttgattggccattgggctggttttgtcaCACAGACCTGGCAACCCTGGGTAGGGGAGGTGCTCTAATAAGGTACCATGTCTCAGGGTTGTGCTGAGCATGTGGCACAGGCTTGCCTTTACACCTAAGATCACCACATCTTTGTGTCCGCTTTCATTCTTCTGGGCTAGGTCACTACAGCATACAACAAAGGGTTGTGCTGAGCATGTGGCACAGGCTTGCCTTTACACCTAAGATCACCACATCTTTGTGTCCGCTTTCATTCTTCTGGGCTAGGTCACTACAGCATACAACAAGAAACTTTAAAGTATGTTTGTCCAGTTTCAGTAAAGACATTAAACCTTTTCACATTAGAACGTATCGCATAAATATTCCTCTGATGTGAAATATATTCCTGGATTTCTTTGACAGAAGCTACTTATGAAGTTATCGACCACAAATTCATTAATAAAAGAGCAATGCATTACCAGTACATAGCAATAAATACAGACACCGACTTTAAATTAATCCAAAGTCCAAAAAGGCTGCAATTGGAAGCATATATTAGAAATcttttacattttgtacaatTTGACGGAACACATAAAACCACATTATTACATACCATTTCAACATAATGACATAATTAATCAATCATCTTATTTGGATGCTAAAACGGGCACTTTTTGGGAATGTCTTTGACTTGGTTCTCAGCCTCATTCTGGAATGATCTGGATGGCAACAGCGCCTATATGATGCAGATCTGGTGCGTGTCAGCCAGGCCACAGctggtcttgtgcttgtgaaaAAGTGTGGTCAAGGCCTCAATGTACAGTTGGTGGTAGTGATCCACCTGTTCCTGAGTGGGAGATGGTGCCTTGGGCACTGTGATGGGACTTCCCACTAATGGttcaaagggaaagagaaagtgttttttattttaaaagagAGATACATTTACCCCATTCTTTCCGCACCAGTGCAAGGCTGTCCGGAACAGTCAGAAACTGTTTTTGCTGATGTATCTCAAGCTTAGGactttcagaaagaaaaagtgGCCTCATCCGGTGTGTTTCCTTTTCGCTTGACATTGCATGACCAGTTCATTTGATCTATACCTTGAACATGTAAGGTGTACTGCACAGTAACCATAGTGTACAGAAACTTTGCTCTGTAACTGTCTCTACCAACATGTTTAACTGTTTCTACCAACTTATATACACCAAAAACAGCTGCGTTATGGATGTAGGTAGTGACCAGCTGCAGCAAGAGAGAAGACTAAAGAATCGTTGGCATCGCTGGCACTGACCGACGGTGGTGATAGGACTCCGGTAGGGCATCAGGAACCAGCGCTCCCCCTTGAAGAGGCACGGGGCGAAGCCCACAACCTGTTTGAAGATGACCTGGACCTTGCGACCCAGGCTGCCCTCGGACAGCACCACCTGCCTGTAGGTGTCGGTCTCCCCAAACGAGTACACTGGCACCAAGTCAGTTCTGAGGGGTTCAGTAACGGGGACACAGGGCATGAAACCACATCTCACAACTCAGGCACTACACTGACTTTTTTTACAGAACGCAACTCTTTCAGTGGTATCTGTAACTCACCCGTTCTCAAGTGCCAGCTTGACAAAGCCCTTCCTGTTCTTCATGACTACAGTGTTGACTcctggggaggagaagagggactCCTCTGCACCACCGGTGATGATGACCACCGCATTCCCTACCCCACTCCTGGTCAGCAGGTGCTCAATACTCCTCTTACTTACTGGAATAAGGCCTGTAATTCCAGTAACACGAGTGACTGTTGAACTCCAAATGTAATGTCTCCAATTATACCAGCAACTGAATGCTATTGAATCTGAATTTTTTGTATGTGACAAGACAAAAATATCTAAACTAAACAGAAACTACAAACCGTATACACTGTTGATATCTACAAAAAATATCttaaaatataaacacaaatcCATATTCTACTGCTTATATCcacaaaaacatttgtttaacgAATATTTTCCAAGTTACATGACTTGGATCAGTAAATGacccccccttccccaacaCTCCTTAACCCTGCTGACCTGTACTCATGAGGTAATCCCTGAACAGCGGTATCCGGAAGAGTCCTCCCAAGACGGCCAGGCAGGGGCGCACTCCTGGGAAAACCTCTGTGAAACCACAGCCCTCTGTATTGAAACAGAAACCACCTCCAAAACTCAATATCCCATGGGGGTGGCATCCCAGGATGTAGTTCTTACTTGGGCTTAGTTCAGCTGTCTTCACCAACTAAAAAAGGGAGAGggttcgtttaaaaaaaaaaaaaaaacatttgacaatACTATTATCTGAATAATATTTACAATATCATGACCGTTGTTGTGAATGATTATTAATTGCTATTGCTGAAAGTATGAGCAGTCATATTTAACCA from Clupea harengus chromosome 8, Ch_v2.0.2, whole genome shotgun sequence encodes:
- the LOC116221532 gene encoding diacylglycerol O-acyltransferase 2-like translates to MEKKSSWKEFLESISVIQFIFTFLLMGVLCLLLMVYLMFTSLWILPILYLSWQIFDWDTPERGGRRSEFVRNWQVWKHAKDYFPVKLVKTAELSPSKNYILGCHPHGILSFGGGFCFNTEGCGFTEVFPGVRPCLAVLGGLFRIPLFRDYLMSTGLIPVSKRSIEHLLTRSGVGNAVVIITGGAEESLFSSPGVNTVVMKNRKGFVKLALENGTDLVPVYSFGETDTYRQVVLSEGSLGRKVQVIFKQVVGFAPCLFKGERWFLMPYRSPITTVVGSPITVPKAPSPTQEQVDHYHQLYIEALTTLFHKHKTSCGLADTHQICII